The Arachis ipaensis cultivar K30076 chromosome B05, Araip1.1, whole genome shotgun sequence nucleotide sequence CCCAAACTCAAATCAATAGATTGAAGTACAATatcatgaatttttttttgtctgaGTTTAAACCACATAATAGTTGAACATATTCATGATGCATTTTTATACTGTCGTAGTTTAACTCTTGAAAAATAAGACGGTTGTTCATTTCGCTCATTAATGTGTCATTATTAGGAATTAGCATTCCTGAATAATCTTCTAATGATTTTTCCATCTTTCTCAGAATTTGCTCAATCTCCAGAAGAGAATAATTTTGCAACTGTTCATCTGACAACTGTAGGTTTGGGAGATCTAATAAGCGGCACTACTTGTATAAAATATCCTTTGAAAATAACTTTCGATTTGATTCCCAAAGGTGATGGATCAACCACTTTACAGTGCACTAAAATGGTGGAAATAATTGGCAAAGCTAGTTTCTTGTACCCCACATCGAAGCTTCTTTAAGGCAATCATCCCATTCTTTATCATCCTCTAATATTCCAAGTGCATAGCATGCATCTTTGAAAGTGTCGTATAAAATACCATCTACTATTCTTATTTGTTCATAAGAGCAACTTCCTCGAACAATGTTGAGCAGCATACGTAAATAATACTTTTCTCCAGCAGTAGGAGGCACATATTACATTCATCCAAGACATCTAGGTCTACGTTTTCTTGTCGACAACTTTTCCTTCTTATTCCAAACATACTTCATAGGGAATTCAGAGTATGTTAGTTGTCTGGCCTCAATGTCCTCACAATTCACTTTCATCCACTCAGTAACCATTGTTGCCTCAATTCTTGAACGACTCATAATGTTGTCAAGTGACATATGCCCTTGGAAATAAATTGGTTGTTGATAAGGAAGGTGGAATGATAAACGCTCTACAGATGGTTCTCGATAAAACATATCAAATTGGTAAATTCTCCAAGCAGTTTCGGAAACAGAAATATATCTACAAtccaagtatgcctttatctcaTCATGTTCCTCAATTC carries:
- the LOC107640267 gene encoding uncharacterized protein LOC107640267, which encodes MRRANGRYILKNGVQLDIRHVVPYNRNLLVKYDAHLNVELCNRSRSVKYLFKYINKGPNHATVVISNEQNSASTSEIRIEEHDEIKAYLDCRYISVSETAWRIYQFDMFYREPSVERLSFHLPYQQPIYFQGHMSLDNIMSRSRIEATMVTEWMKVNCEDIEARQLTYSEFPMKYVWNKKEKLSTRKRRPRCLG